A stretch of the Sulfuritortus calidifontis genome encodes the following:
- a CDS encoding cupredoxin domain-containing protein: protein MMKKTLSVLMLTALPVLALAGGDHQGGHDMAGHDMQGMHGSMHGGTSPSEVGKPGDPAKVDRTIEVVMDDSMRFTPATITVKKGETIRFFVKNAGKVPHEMVIGSMKELKAHAEMMRKMPQMQHAEPNMVTLQPGQRGGLVWQFDRPGTVDFACLVPGHMEAGMVGKIVVE from the coding sequence ATGATGAAGAAAACCCTGAGCGTTTTGATGCTGACCGCCTTGCCTGTGTTGGCGCTGGCCGGTGGGGACCATCAGGGCGGCCATGACATGGCCGGGCACGACATGCAGGGCATGCACGGTTCGATGCACGGGGGCACATCACCCTCCGAAGTCGGCAAGCCAGGCGATCCCGCCAAGGTCGACCGCACCATCGAGGTGGTCATGGACGACTCGATGCGGTTCACGCCCGCCACCATCACGGTCAAGAAGGGCGAGACGATCCGCTTCTTTGTCAAAAACGCGGGCAAGGTGCCGCACGAAATGGTGATCGGCTCAATGAAGGAACTCAAGGCGCACGCCGAGATGATGCGCAAGATGCCGCAGATGCAGCATGCCGAACCAAACATGGTGACGCTCCAGCCTGGCCAGCGCGGCGGGCTGGTTTGGCAGTTCGATCGGCCCGGTACGGTGGACTTCGCCTGCCTCGTCCCCGGCCATATGGAAGCGGGCATGGTGGGCAAGATCGTCGTCGAATAA
- a CDS encoding heavy metal sensor histidine kinase, which translates to MFRSLSLTTRLTLFFTLAAAAVVFGLALLVIAAFERHFIELDHMALQDKQHLIEDILARSNSAEDAKWLLREALSHHHGLYVSVHDSKGETLFQSEGFRLPRELSPADEGNGNDALIHWADEGQAFRGMLVRVIPAYDATTRLDILVAMDTAHHTRFMLKLRRTLMTYAVVTIVICGLLSWFAAYKGLAPLRAMKSRATTLTSQQLHQRMPVEAVPIEMADLAHELNKMLDRLEDAFTRLSEFSSNLAHELRTPLSNLLTQTQVALATRRDADTYREILASNAEELQRLGRMVSDMLFLAKAERGMMLPNRERFSAAEETHALIEFYEAVAEEKGVRLAQRGEGEIVGDRLMFRRALSNLLSNALRHTPPHGEVTIEISQSSQATRVSVENTGEDIDPRVLPHLFDRFYRADPSRSHPETDGAGLGLAITRAIMQTHGGSISVTSAQGRTRFCLEFPGGT; encoded by the coding sequence ATGTTTCGCTCCCTGTCACTGACGACCCGGCTCACCCTCTTCTTTACGTTGGCGGCTGCGGCTGTGGTGTTTGGATTGGCCTTGTTGGTCATCGCTGCATTCGAGCGGCATTTCATCGAGCTGGATCACATGGCGCTGCAGGACAAGCAGCACCTGATCGAGGATATTTTGGCGCGATCCAATTCGGCCGAGGACGCCAAGTGGCTGCTGCGTGAGGCATTGAGCCACCATCACGGGCTGTACGTCAGCGTCCATGATTCGAAAGGTGAAACGCTCTTCCAGTCCGAAGGATTTCGCCTCCCGCGCGAACTGTCACCGGCGGATGAAGGCAACGGCAACGACGCGCTGATCCATTGGGCCGACGAAGGGCAGGCGTTTCGCGGGATGCTTGTCCGGGTTATTCCAGCCTATGACGCAACGACGCGGCTGGACATCCTCGTTGCCATGGACACGGCGCATCACACACGGTTCATGCTGAAGTTGCGGCGCACCCTGATGACCTATGCCGTCGTGACGATCGTCATCTGTGGCTTGCTGAGCTGGTTTGCCGCGTACAAGGGGCTGGCGCCATTGCGTGCCATGAAATCCAGAGCCACCACGCTCACGAGCCAGCAGCTGCACCAGCGCATGCCCGTCGAGGCGGTACCCATCGAAATGGCCGATCTGGCTCACGAACTCAACAAGATGCTGGACCGGCTGGAAGACGCGTTCACGCGACTGTCGGAGTTCTCGTCGAATCTGGCGCATGAGCTGCGCACCCCCCTGAGCAACCTGCTGACCCAGACCCAGGTCGCGTTGGCTACCCGGCGGGATGCCGATACCTACCGGGAGATCCTGGCTTCCAATGCCGAGGAACTGCAGCGTCTGGGCCGCATGGTGTCCGATATGCTGTTCCTGGCCAAGGCCGAACGCGGGATGATGCTGCCGAACCGGGAACGTTTCTCGGCAGCCGAGGAAACGCACGCCCTGATCGAGTTCTATGAGGCGGTCGCCGAGGAGAAGGGCGTCAGACTGGCTCAGCGTGGTGAGGGCGAGATCGTCGGTGATCGCTTGATGTTCCGCCGTGCCCTGAGCAATCTGCTTTCGAACGCGCTGCGCCACACCCCGCCACATGGCGAGGTCACGATCGAGATCAGCCAGTCTTCCCAAGCCACCCGGGTGAGCGTCGAGAACACCGGCGAGGACATCGACCCGAGGGTACTGCCGCACCTGTTCGATCGGTTTTACCGTGCTGACCCATCGCGGTCACATCCGGAAACCGACGGCGCAGGGCTGGGATTGGCGATTACCCGCGCCATTATGCAAACCCATGGAGGATCGATCAGCGTGACGTCCGCGCAGGGCAGGACCCGGTTCTGCCTGGAGTTCCCAGGCGGAACCTGA
- a CDS encoding DUF2933 domain-containing protein gives MSATHHDHHPDTRGSSGLSRRVRIALLMVALIGGFYLLREHWIHVAGNWVYLLLLACPLMHLLHGHGGDGGHGAPPDKPANREA, from the coding sequence ATGAGCGCGACGCATCATGATCACCACCCCGACACGCGTGGCTCGTCCGGCCTGAGCCGGCGTGTCAGGATCGCGTTGCTGATGGTTGCCCTCATCGGCGGCTTCTACCTGCTGCGCGAGCACTGGATCCATGTCGCAGGCAATTGGGTGTACCTGTTGCTGCTGGCGTGCCCGCTGATGCACCTGCTGCATGGCCACGGTGGCGATGGCGGGCATGGTGCGCCGCCCGACAAACCCGCCAACAGGGAGGCGTGA
- a CDS encoding DUF411 domain-containing protein, translated as MHQTVDQPFPRRRRLLLAVLALSLPSLAPAAAPQTLAVQVWKDPNCGCCKDWIAHLEKSGFRVSAVDQGNSAARTRLGMPQKFGSCHTALIQGYVIEGHVPATDIQRLLKEKPQALGLAVPGMPIGSPGMDGPVYGGRRDAYQVLLVGKDGSAQVFSSHP; from the coding sequence ATGCACCAAACCGTTGATCAACCGTTCCCCCGGCGGCGCAGGCTGCTGCTGGCGGTGCTTGCGCTGAGTCTTCCCTCCCTGGCACCAGCCGCCGCACCGCAGACGCTTGCCGTGCAGGTGTGGAAGGACCCGAACTGTGGGTGTTGCAAGGACTGGATTGCCCACCTGGAGAAAAGCGGATTCCGCGTGAGTGCCGTCGACCAGGGCAACAGCGCAGCCCGCACTCGCCTCGGGATGCCGCAGAAATTCGGTTCCTGCCATACGGCCCTGATTCAGGGCTATGTGATCGAAGGCCACGTACCCGCAACGGACATCCAGCGGCTGCTCAAGGAAAAGCCCCAAGCCCTGGGCTTGGCGGTGCCGGGCATGCCCATTGGTTCACCCGGCATGGACGGGCCGGTGTATGGCGGCCGACGTGATGCCTACCAGGTCTTGCTGGTTGGGAAAGACGGGTCGGCACAAGTGTTCAGTTCCCATCCATGA
- a CDS encoding copper resistance protein B encodes MKLIKRRFAMKPCSLFTAALVLLGAAPVWAQTTMEGGGHAGHPGTAPAPTRAESPASATMDHGSMNMQGGPAPADARDPHAYSNGLTLESGPYALPGPRQLRLSDEHAFGSVLLDRLERVHTKEGNATTYDAQAWFGGTYDRLVLKAEGDVAKGKLEEARTEVLWGHAIASYWDTQLGVRQDSGTGPDRTWLAFGIRGLAPYWFHVDATAYVGSSGRTALRLSGEYELLLTQRLILQPRMEVNLYGRRDEARGLGSGLADAAAGLRLRYEFSRQFAPYVGVEWAGKFGQTADFARAEGQRTRETRYVAGVRLWF; translated from the coding sequence ATGAAACTGATCAAAAGAAGATTCGCCATGAAACCCTGTTCTCTCTTCACTGCGGCGCTGGTGTTGCTCGGTGCGGCACCCGTCTGGGCGCAAACAACGATGGAAGGCGGCGGCCATGCCGGGCACCCGGGCACGGCTCCAGCCCCAACGCGAGCCGAATCGCCCGCGAGCGCCACCATGGACCACGGCAGCATGAACATGCAGGGCGGCCCCGCCCCCGCCGATGCCCGTGATCCGCACGCGTATTCCAATGGCTTGACTTTGGAGTCGGGCCCTTACGCACTCCCCGGGCCACGGCAACTGCGGCTGTCCGATGAACATGCGTTCGGCAGCGTGCTCCTCGATCGCCTGGAACGCGTTCACACGAAGGAGGGGAACGCGACCACCTATGACGCGCAAGCCTGGTTCGGCGGCACCTACGACCGCCTGGTCCTCAAGGCCGAGGGTGACGTCGCCAAAGGCAAACTGGAGGAGGCACGCACGGAGGTCCTGTGGGGCCATGCGATCGCCTCGTACTGGGACACCCAACTCGGGGTGCGGCAGGACAGCGGCACGGGGCCTGACCGGACCTGGCTCGCTTTCGGCATCCGGGGACTCGCGCCGTACTGGTTCCATGTCGATGCCACCGCCTACGTCGGCAGCTCGGGACGCACGGCACTGCGCCTGTCGGGCGAGTACGAGCTCCTGCTCACCCAGCGCCTGATTCTGCAGCCCCGCATGGAAGTCAATCTGTATGGCCGGCGCGATGAAGCGCGTGGCCTGGGAAGTGGGCTGGCCGATGCAGCGGCGGGCTTGCGCCTGCGTTACGAGTTCTCGCGCCAGTTCGCGCCCTACGTCGGCGTCGAATGGGCTGGCAAGTTCGGACAGACCGCCGATTTTGCGCGCGCCGAAGGACAGCGTACCCGGGAAACGCGTTATGTGGCGGGTGTGCGGCTGTGGTTCTAG
- a CDS encoding heavy metal response regulator transcription factor, translated as MKILIVEDEPKTGDYLRQGLSEAGFVVDLAQDGADGLHLALQGEYDLVILDVMLPGLDGWQVLQSLRHRGLQMPVLFLTARDQVEDRVKGLELGADDYLVKPFSFAELLARVRTILRRGRSGNESTVLRVADLELDLLRRRVSRGGRRISLTAKEFGLLELLMRRHGEVLPRSLIASQVWDMNFDSDTNVIEVAIRRLRAKIDEGHEVKLIHTVRGMGYVLEAPEER; from the coding sequence ATGAAGATACTGATCGTTGAAGATGAGCCCAAAACGGGCGACTACCTGCGTCAAGGCTTGAGCGAAGCGGGTTTCGTGGTCGATCTGGCGCAAGACGGCGCCGATGGTCTGCACCTGGCCTTGCAGGGCGAGTACGACCTGGTCATCCTGGATGTGATGCTGCCCGGCCTCGACGGCTGGCAGGTACTGCAGTCCTTGCGCCATCGCGGCCTGCAGATGCCGGTGCTGTTCCTGACCGCACGCGATCAGGTGGAAGACCGGGTCAAAGGCCTTGAACTCGGTGCGGACGACTATCTGGTCAAGCCTTTCTCCTTTGCCGAATTGCTGGCCCGCGTGCGCACGATCCTGCGCCGGGGGCGCAGTGGCAACGAGAGCACCGTGCTGCGCGTGGCCGACCTCGAACTGGACCTGCTGCGCCGACGCGTTTCACGCGGCGGGCGACGGATCAGCCTGACGGCCAAAGAGTTCGGCTTGCTGGAACTGCTGATGCGCCGTCATGGCGAGGTCCTGCCCCGCTCGCTGATCGCCTCGCAGGTCTGGGACATGAATTTCGACAGCGACACCAATGTGATCGAGGTGGCCATCCGGCGCTTGCGCGCGAAGATTGATGAGGGTCATGAGGTCAAGCTGATCCACACCGTACGTGGCATGGGTTACGTATTGGAAGCACCGGAGGAGCGCTGA
- a CDS encoding TolC family protein — MLKDIHNYNARAVAAGLLLALMTGTAFAQLLPTAPALGQSANGVEQIEAATPLTLQKAVALALEANLDLTVAQREIEAVEGQVIQGRVRPNPELAYSLEDQRTPTRTQSVQINLPIELGGKRAARIAAAERGRDVAVEELNTRRVEIRAAVVAAFFETLAAQERAALAQASVDLAKRATDAVAKRVAAGKVSPVEETKARVAEAGVRVELAQAQSEQRNARARLASLLGANPPRFTLVSGNVEELPAVPSLDNVQQRLSTSPTLRRMQLEVERRRSLVDVERSKRIPDVTFSLGVKRPTELQRNQLLFGVSVPLPLFDRNQGNLLEALKREDKARDELQALNIRVSTDVLQARERLESIRREVDVLQQDVLPGAKSAYDAATVGFENGKFNFLEVLDAQRTYFAAKSQYLKALAEAHRTAADIDRVLGEPGANATQPANKE; from the coding sequence ATGCTGAAGGATATTCACAATTACAACGCGAGGGCGGTTGCGGCAGGCTTGCTCCTTGCGCTCATGACGGGGACGGCTTTCGCTCAGTTATTGCCGACGGCACCAGCTCTTGGGCAGAGCGCCAACGGCGTAGAGCAGATTGAAGCAGCAACGCCCCTGACCCTGCAAAAGGCCGTCGCGCTGGCTTTGGAGGCGAATCTTGACCTGACTGTCGCCCAACGGGAGATCGAGGCCGTGGAGGGCCAGGTAATTCAGGGACGAGTACGTCCTAATCCCGAGCTGGCGTACTCGCTCGAAGACCAACGCACGCCAACCCGCACGCAAAGCGTCCAGATCAATCTGCCCATCGAGCTGGGGGGCAAGCGCGCTGCCCGCATTGCCGCGGCAGAGCGAGGGCGTGACGTCGCAGTTGAAGAACTGAACACGCGGCGCGTCGAAATTCGTGCCGCCGTGGTCGCTGCCTTCTTCGAGACTTTGGCGGCACAGGAACGCGCAGCATTGGCTCAAGCCAGTGTCGATCTGGCAAAACGCGCTACCGATGCTGTTGCCAAACGCGTGGCAGCGGGCAAGGTTTCTCCGGTCGAAGAAACCAAGGCACGGGTAGCCGAAGCAGGTGTGCGAGTCGAATTGGCACAGGCCCAGAGCGAGCAACGCAATGCTCGGGCACGCTTGGCCAGTTTGCTAGGGGCCAACCCACCGCGATTTACTCTCGTGTCGGGCAACGTGGAAGAGCTTCCGGCTGTCCCTTCGCTCGACAACGTCCAGCAGCGCCTGTCCACTTCGCCAACGCTGCGCCGTATGCAGCTGGAGGTTGAGCGCCGCAGGTCGTTGGTCGATGTAGAGCGCAGCAAACGGATACCCGACGTCACATTCAGCCTAGGGGTGAAACGCCCCACCGAACTGCAGCGCAATCAACTGCTGTTCGGTGTTTCCGTCCCCTTGCCGCTGTTTGATCGCAATCAGGGGAACTTGTTGGAAGCGTTGAAGCGCGAAGACAAGGCGCGGGACGAACTCCAAGCTTTGAACATACGAGTCAGCACGGACGTATTGCAAGCCCGCGAGCGGCTGGAATCCATTCGTAGGGAAGTCGACGTCTTGCAACAAGATGTTTTACCTGGGGCCAAAAGTGCCTACGACGCGGCCACCGTCGGATTTGAAAACGGCAAGTTCAACTTCTTGGAAGTGCTGGACGCACAGCGCACCTACTTTGCCGCCAAGTCCCAATACCTCAAAGCATTGGCTGAGGCGCATCGCACGGCTGCGGACATTGACCGCGTGCTCGGCGAACCTGGCGCAAATGCTACCCAGCCAGCGAATAAGGAATAA
- a CDS encoding copper resistance system multicopper oxidase has translation MPSLSPFHLPLPLMPSRRRFVRGLVAGGVMVGLSPWVRAAAQGLADTRTGAAPVLSGTNIDLVVAESPVNFTGRPRMATTINGSIPAPTLKLREGDTVTIRVTNRLREATSIHWHGIILPYQMDGVPGVSFPGIAPGETFTYQFRLEQTGTYWYHSHSGMQEQTGMYGALIVEPREADPIRADRDYVVQLSDWTDEDPMRVLAKLKVQGDYYNYHQPTAIDFFRDVADMGLSRALDKRAMWNQMRMNPTDLADLSGATLTYLMNGVTPAGNWTGLFRPGERVRLRFINGAANTFYDVRIPGLKMTVVQSDGQNVEPVTVDEFRFGPGETYDVIVTPREDAYTIFAQSMDRTGFARGTLAVREGLSAAVPALDPVEWLTMADMMGAMDHGAMGHGGSAMGAMDHGAMGHDMPGMKHDMSGMNHGAMAMDHGQHAMHGMTGGAMAKPSATVRHARTEYGPSTDMRVDMPRTNLDDPGIGLRNNGRRVLTLADLRTIGGPLDPRGAEREIELHLTGNMERYAWSLDGLEFGKSTPVHLKYGERVRVILHNDTMMTHPMHLHGMWSEVETPDGQFLVRRHTIPVQPAQRVSFLVTADALGRWAWHCHLMLHMDMGMFRVVVVS, from the coding sequence ATGCCATCTTTGAGTCCGTTTCATTTGCCATTGCCGTTGATGCCCTCGCGGCGGCGCTTCGTGCGCGGCTTGGTCGCCGGCGGCGTGATGGTCGGCCTGTCACCCTGGGTGCGTGCTGCGGCGCAGGGGCTGGCCGACACGCGCACGGGTGCGGCGCCCGTGCTCAGCGGCACGAACATCGACCTGGTGGTTGCCGAGTCGCCGGTCAACTTCACCGGCAGGCCAAGGATGGCGACCACCATCAACGGCTCCATCCCGGCGCCGACGCTCAAACTTCGGGAGGGCGACACGGTCACCATCCGCGTCACCAACCGCCTGCGCGAGGCCACCTCGATCCACTGGCACGGGATCATCCTGCCCTACCAGATGGACGGGGTGCCTGGGGTCAGTTTCCCGGGCATCGCCCCTGGCGAAACCTTCACCTACCAGTTTCGCCTCGAACAAACCGGCACCTACTGGTATCACTCGCACTCCGGCATGCAGGAGCAGACCGGCATGTACGGGGCGTTGATCGTCGAGCCGCGTGAGGCAGACCCTATCCGCGCCGACCGGGACTACGTGGTGCAGCTGTCCGACTGGACCGACGAAGACCCCATGCGGGTGCTCGCCAAGCTTAAGGTGCAGGGCGACTACTACAACTACCACCAGCCGACGGCCATCGACTTCTTCCGCGACGTCGCCGACATGGGGCTTTCCCGCGCACTCGACAAGCGTGCGATGTGGAACCAGATGCGGATGAACCCGACCGATCTGGCCGATCTCTCGGGGGCGACATTGACCTACCTGATGAACGGCGTCACCCCTGCCGGCAATTGGACTGGCCTGTTCCGGCCGGGCGAGCGCGTGCGTCTGCGGTTCATCAACGGCGCGGCCAACACCTTCTACGACGTGCGCATCCCGGGGCTCAAGATGACGGTGGTGCAAAGCGACGGGCAGAACGTCGAGCCCGTGACCGTCGATGAGTTCCGCTTCGGGCCGGGCGAGACCTACGACGTGATCGTCACGCCCCGAGAGGACGCCTACACGATCTTCGCGCAATCGATGGATCGAACCGGCTTCGCCCGCGGCACGCTCGCGGTGCGCGAGGGCTTGAGCGCCGCCGTGCCTGCGCTCGATCCCGTCGAATGGCTCACCATGGCCGACATGATGGGCGCGATGGACCACGGCGCGATGGGGCATGGCGGCTCGGCCATGGGCGCGATGGACCACGGCGCGATGGGCCACGACATGCCGGGCATGAAGCACGACATGTCCGGCATGAACCATGGCGCGATGGCCATGGATCACGGCCAGCACGCGATGCATGGCATGACAGGCGGCGCGATGGCCAAGCCCAGCGCCACGGTCCGTCACGCACGCACGGAATACGGCCCAAGCACGGATATGCGGGTGGACATGCCGCGCACCAATCTTGACGATCCGGGCATTGGCCTGCGCAACAACGGCCGGCGCGTGCTGACGCTGGCGGATCTCAGGACGATCGGTGGTCCTCTCGACCCACGCGGGGCCGAGCGCGAGATCGAGCTGCACCTCACCGGCAACATGGAGCGCTATGCCTGGTCGCTCGACGGCCTCGAGTTCGGCAAGAGCACGCCGGTGCACCTGAAGTACGGCGAGCGGGTGCGCGTCATCCTGCACAACGACACGATGATGACGCACCCGATGCATTTGCACGGGATGTGGAGCGAGGTGGAAACGCCCGACGGGCAGTTCCTGGTGCGTCGCCACACCATCCCGGTTCAACCCGCGCAGCGCGTCAGCTTCCTCGTGACCGCCGACGCCCTGGGTCGCTGGGCCTGGCACTGCCACCTGATGTTGCACATGGACATGGGCATGTTCCGCGTGGTGGTCGTGTCATGA